The following proteins come from a genomic window of Archocentrus centrarchus isolate MPI-CPG fArcCen1 chromosome 3, fArcCen1, whole genome shotgun sequence:
- the adma gene encoding adrenomedullin a has product MKLIFQSFFCCCLLATVAHCVELEVNDELKKKLNMWLGSRLRRDLDSISVEKTAESEHLVRPEDIRDTLLPHSSTDIHVRTKRSINSGCSLGTCAVHDLAHRLHQIGNKIRSGNVPAHKMSPHGYGRRRRSLPAHRVTLRLEQGRLRPVWSTTDSQVHKLEALLRQT; this is encoded by the exons ATGAAATTGATCTTCCAGtccttcttctgctgctgtttgctggcAACAGTAGCACACTGTGTGGAACTTGAAGTGAATGATGAGTTGAAAAAGAA GCTAAACATGTGGCTAGGGAGCAGATTGAGGCGAGATCTTGACAGCATATCAGTAGAGAAGACAGCAGAGTCTGAGCACCTTGTCAGACCAGAAGATATCAGGGATACTCTGCTGCCACATTCCAG CACTGACATCCATGTCCGAACCAAGAGGTCTATAAATTCAGGCTGTTCCCTGGGCACCTGTGCAGTGCACGACCTGGCACATCGTCTGCACCAGATCGGTAACAAGATCAGGAGCGGGAATGTCCCTGCCCACAAGATGAGCCCGCACGGATACGGCCGGAGGCGTCGATCTCTCCCAGCACACAGAGTCACACTGAGGCTAGAGCAGGGCAGGCTGAGGCCCGTGTGGAGCACAACTGACTCTCAAGTTCACAAGCTCGAGGCTCTCCTCAGACAGACATGA